From the Desulfosarcina sp. BuS5 genome, one window contains:
- a CDS encoding B12-binding domain-containing radical SAM protein — protein MNLKILLVRPYPYMPTSKWLQTMLLLEPYAQELIAGAVQEPHDVKICDLAVHKKPVAAFKKALQEYQPDFIGFGGFSGQFRTNKELAAIAKKILPEAVVCIGGIHSSSIPLDCKYPELFDLVVRGDGVSAIKVIIAAMERGEKLPESQWILQPASENFDELAKKPPPALHPDGINTKPRRDLIDVSKYYCLCYGEPGRKTKTLFPEIACVRTSVGCPNRCSFCVVHFLASGKYLQRKVEDVVDEIESLPQEYIYFVDDETFINTKRMSKIAEMLIARGIKKKYLSWARSDTICNHPELFKLWKKAGLEFVYIGFESLKEETLNAYNKNATPSQNREAREILRDLNLNIHAALMINPDFEEEDFITVQKTIKEMAPAEFAFTIFSPPPGTNDFHDSQDNFICEDPCLYYDCLHTILPTKLPLRRFYRYFAILYAMGAAYVPSRINKVKVPFRDLYKFIWKGIKFGWHLKRLYRDYDKKYW, from the coding sequence ATGAATCTTAAAATTTTATTAGTCAGACCATATCCTTATATGCCGACGTCCAAATGGCTGCAGACAATGCTGCTCCTTGAGCCCTACGCTCAGGAGTTGATTGCCGGTGCGGTGCAGGAGCCTCATGATGTGAAAATTTGCGATCTGGCGGTACATAAAAAGCCTGTTGCTGCATTTAAAAAGGCACTTCAGGAATATCAGCCTGATTTTATAGGTTTTGGAGGTTTTTCCGGTCAGTTTCGTACTAATAAAGAACTTGCGGCAATTGCCAAAAAAATTCTGCCGGAAGCAGTAGTCTGTATCGGGGGAATACATTCATCAAGTATTCCTCTTGACTGCAAGTATCCTGAGCTTTTTGATTTGGTTGTACGTGGAGATGGAGTTTCCGCAATCAAGGTAATCATTGCGGCTATGGAAAGGGGAGAAAAGCTGCCCGAATCTCAGTGGATTCTGCAGCCTGCTTCGGAAAATTTCGATGAACTTGCCAAAAAACCACCACCCGCACTTCATCCGGATGGCATAAACACGAAACCTCGTCGTGATTTGATAGATGTATCTAAATATTATTGTCTTTGCTATGGAGAACCGGGCAGGAAAACAAAAACGCTCTTCCCGGAAATTGCCTGTGTCAGAACCAGCGTGGGATGTCCAAATCGCTGCAGTTTTTGTGTCGTGCACTTTCTGGCAAGCGGCAAGTATTTGCAGAGAAAAGTCGAGGATGTCGTCGACGAAATCGAGTCTTTGCCTCAGGAATATATTTATTTTGTTGATGACGAGACTTTTATTAACACAAAAAGAATGTCTAAAATAGCGGAAATGCTTATCGCAAGGGGGATAAAGAAAAAATATCTATCGTGGGCAAGAAGTGATACCATATGTAATCATCCCGAACTTTTTAAACTCTGGAAAAAAGCCGGACTTGAGTTCGTTTATATCGGCTTTGAATCGCTTAAAGAGGAAACTCTAAATGCCTACAATAAAAATGCCACACCTTCACAAAACAGAGAGGCAAGAGAGATACTTAGAGATTTGAATCTTAACATTCATGCAGCGCTTATGATCAATCCCGATTTTGAAGAAGAAGACTTTATCACTGTTCAGAAAACGATAAAGGAAATGGCTCCTGCGGAATTCGCATTTACAATTTTTTCACCACCACCCGGAACAAATGACTTCCATGATTCTCAGGACAATTTCATCTGTGAAGACCCCTGTCTCTATTATGACTGTCTGCATACGATCCTTCCGACGAAACTACCGTTAAGACGTTTTTATCGCTATTTTGCAATTCTGTATGCAATGGGCGCCGCATATGTACCTTCAAGGATAAACAAAGTTAAAGTGCCATTCAGGGATTTGTACAAATTTATTTGGAAAGGTATTAAATTTGGTTGGCACTTAAAGCGGCTTTATCGCGATTACGATAAAAAATATTGGTAA
- a CDS encoding BrnT family toxin: protein MDYYRWNKEKNEQLKIERGVSFEQITMHIERGDVLDIVAHPNQEKYPNQQLLLVEINDYAYLVPFVENENGKFLKTIIPSRKATRVYLGGKNG from the coding sequence ATGGACTATTATAGATGGAATAAAGAAAAAAATGAACAGCTTAAAATAGAACGTGGTGTGAGTTTTGAGCAAATAACCATGCATATTGAGCGAGGTGATGTGCTTGATATTGTAGCTCATCCCAATCAAGAAAAATATCCTAACCAACAATTACTTTTGGTTGAAATTAATGATTATGCTTATCTTGTTCCATTTGTGGAAAATGAAAATGGTAAGTTTCTAAAAACAATAATTCCAAGTCGTAAAGCCACTCGTGTTTATTTAGGAGGCAAGAATGGATAA
- a CDS encoding CopG family antitoxin codes for MDKIKLDKDEQEILESFERGEWKSVQNVKEEIVKHQQYAHKTLKKDKRVNIRMSSKILEEIQALAVEKGIPYQTLMYSVLYRYVSGYLIEKPRPNKSFEPDT; via the coding sequence ATGGATAAAATTAAACTCGATAAAGACGAACAAGAGATTCTCGAATCCTTTGAGCGAGGTGAGTGGAAGTCGGTGCAAAATGTTAAAGAAGAAATAGTGAAGCATCAGCAGTATGCACACAAAACCTTAAAAAAGGATAAAAGAGTTAATATCAGAATGTCGTCAAAAATTCTGGAGGAAATCCAAGCTCTTGCTGTAGAAAAAGGGATTCCATATCAAACACTTATGTATAGCGTTTTGTACCGTTATGTTTCCGGCTATCTTATAGAAAAACCAAGGCCGAACAAATCATTTGAGCCTGACACCTAA
- a CDS encoding phenylacetate--CoA ligase family protein: MTDELFGYHDIGFSSSGVIKKLQEKILRRHLVYCKKHSPHYRKKFKKFDFDNFSLNRLHELPFTVKSDISRCNEDFLAVACDKIVDIVMTSGTTGLPLKMMYTGADLDRLAYNEEKSLAGCGITDKDRVLLTCTLDRCFIAGLAYFLGVRSIGAAAVRNGQNSLESQVEIIKLMRPTIIVGVPSFLIKLGMYIANTGADPRKTGITGLVCIGEPVRDMDLKLLKTGKDLTNIWNANLFSTYASTETVTTFCECEQQEGGHLHPDLAIAEIVDELGNPVPSGTAGEVVITPLSVEGMPLVRYKTGDISFLIDEPCQCGRFTPRLGPILGRKKQMIKLKGTTLYPQSIYSALNEIDEIEDYYIVVTSKNLLSDEVVIHTAVNDKIYTAQKIATKLRAKLRVKPDIVITDKKNVEKHINRPGSRKHIRFIDRR, translated from the coding sequence ATGACTGATGAATTATTCGGATATCATGACATAGGATTCTCTTCATCTGGTGTTATAAAAAAACTGCAGGAAAAGATTTTGCGGCGGCATCTTGTTTACTGTAAAAAGCATTCTCCACATTACAGAAAAAAATTTAAAAAATTTGATTTTGACAATTTTTCCTTAAACAGGTTACATGAGCTTCCTTTTACGGTAAAATCGGATATCAGCCGGTGCAATGAAGATTTTCTGGCTGTTGCCTGTGATAAAATAGTTGATATAGTTATGACCTCCGGGACAACCGGTCTTCCTTTGAAAATGATGTACACAGGTGCGGATCTTGACCGGCTGGCGTATAATGAAGAAAAATCTTTGGCAGGGTGCGGTATAACTGATAAGGATAGAGTACTTTTAACCTGTACTCTGGACAGATGCTTTATTGCGGGACTCGCCTATTTCCTGGGGGTACGAAGCATCGGCGCAGCAGCAGTGAGAAACGGCCAGAACAGCCTGGAGAGTCAGGTTGAAATTATCAAGCTGATGCGGCCGACTATTATTGTGGGGGTTCCGTCCTTTTTGATAAAATTAGGTATGTATATTGCAAATACAGGAGCTGATCCTCGAAAAACCGGGATTACCGGCCTTGTTTGCATAGGTGAACCTGTCCGGGATATGGATCTGAAACTATTAAAAACAGGAAAAGACTTAACAAATATCTGGAATGCAAATCTCTTTTCCACTTATGCTTCTACTGAAACCGTCACTACTTTTTGTGAATGTGAGCAACAAGAAGGAGGGCACCTGCATCCTGACCTGGCGATTGCAGAGATAGTAGATGAACTCGGCAATCCGGTGCCATCCGGCACAGCCGGAGAGGTTGTTATTACGCCACTCTCGGTGGAGGGGATGCCGCTGGTTCGTTATAAAACAGGTGACATCAGTTTTTTGATAGATGAGCCGTGCCAATGCGGCCGATTTACGCCCCGACTGGGTCCGATTCTCGGCCGAAAAAAACAGATGATTAAATTAAAGGGGACCACCCTTTATCCTCAATCAATCTATTCAGCTCTGAACGAAATTGATGAAATAGAAGATTATTATATAGTAGTTACCTCTAAAAATTTACTTTCGGATGAGGTTGTAATTCATACAGCGGTAAATGATAAAATTTATACCGCGCAAAAAATAGCAACAAAACTTCGGGCAAAGCTGCGTGTAAAACCTGATATAGTTATTACCGATAAAAAAAATGTTGAAAAGCATATCAACCGCCCTGGATCAAGGAAACACATCCGTTTTATTGACAGGAGATAA
- a CDS encoding lysophospholipid acyltransferase family protein codes for MERFRRAIKWYGIIVIKVLPFPFVRIIYEDLDQDKSIVPCIYICNHRSTSDPFLMSLLPFELVQVVNKWPFRIPILGIFAKWSGYLSVNEMAFEEFSSRVSTLLDQGVSIAAFPEGTRSGGKNMGQFHGAMFRIALQTRCPIVPVCITGNEMIPLKGSLLLRPGRIRIRKLKALKWEDYKDLTPFKFKNLVRNILAGEMISVEK; via the coding sequence ATGGAACGGTTCCGCCGGGCGATAAAATGGTACGGAATCATTGTAATCAAAGTGTTGCCATTCCCGTTTGTACGCATAATATACGAAGATCTTGATCAGGATAAAAGTATTGTTCCGTGTATTTATATTTGTAATCACAGGTCAACCTCGGACCCTTTTCTAATGTCCCTGCTTCCGTTTGAATTGGTGCAGGTGGTTAACAAGTGGCCGTTTCGTATACCGATTTTGGGAATATTTGCTAAATGGTCCGGGTACCTGAGCGTTAACGAGATGGCCTTTGAAGAATTCTCATCCAGGGTTTCAACGCTCTTGGATCAGGGGGTTTCCATTGCTGCCTTTCCTGAAGGTACCAGGTCCGGCGGTAAAAATATGGGCCAGTTTCACGGGGCCATGTTCCGCATAGCCCTTCAAACCAGATGCCCTATAGTTCCTGTTTGCATTACAGGGAACGAAATGATACCATTAAAAGGCTCCCTTTTGCTAAGGCCGGGCAGAATCCGTATTCGTAAGCTAAAAGCTTTAAAATGGGAAGATTACAAAGATTTAACACCTTTTAAATTTAAAAATCTCGTCCGGAATATTCTTGCCGGAGAGATGATCAGTGTAGAGAAATAA
- the nifU gene encoding Fe-S cluster assembly protein NifU, translating to MWEYTDKVKDHFLNPRNVGVIEDADGIGEVGSLSCGDALKLTFKVGENEKIIDAKFQTFGCASAIASSSALTEIIRGLTVDDAAKVTNDYIAKYLGDLPKEKMHCSVMGRDALEKAIAHYRGIPYQKPEGEIVCECFGVTDLEINRAITENSLTSVEDVTDFVKAGGGCGNCVEKIQEIIDTMQGKERSEKKKPQKMTNIQKIKLIEEILEQEIKPVLKKDGGNIELIDLDENTIYVKLRGACANCMTSQVTIKNFIENKIKELVSPELNVKEVKRETTHIC from the coding sequence ATGTGGGAATATACTGATAAAGTAAAAGATCATTTTCTGAATCCCCGTAATGTAGGTGTTATTGAAGATGCTGACGGGATAGGTGAAGTAGGCTCACTCTCCTGCGGGGATGCCTTGAAACTCACCTTTAAGGTAGGTGAAAATGAAAAAATTATAGATGCAAAATTTCAAACATTCGGATGCGCCAGTGCCATAGCATCTTCTTCGGCTTTGACTGAAATAATCAGAGGCCTTACCGTAGATGATGCTGCGAAGGTTACCAATGACTACATTGCAAAGTATCTTGGTGATTTGCCAAAAGAAAAAATGCATTGCTCCGTAATGGGGCGTGATGCGCTTGAAAAAGCGATTGCGCATTACCGGGGTATTCCATACCAGAAGCCCGAAGGGGAAATCGTTTGCGAATGCTTTGGGGTTACGGACCTTGAAATTAATCGGGCAATTACCGAGAACAGCTTAACATCAGTTGAAGATGTAACTGATTTTGTAAAGGCCGGGGGAGGATGCGGAAACTGCGTGGAGAAGATTCAAGAAATAATCGATACTATGCAGGGTAAGGAGCGATCTGAAAAGAAAAAGCCGCAAAAAATGACGAATATACAAAAAATTAAGCTGATAGAAGAGATACTCGAGCAGGAGATCAAGCCTGTACTTAAAAAAGACGGTGGAAATATTGAGCTGATAGATCTGGATGAAAATACAATATATGTAAAACTTCGCGGAGCCTGTGCGAATTGCATGACATCCCAGGTTACAATTAAAAATTTTATTGAAAACAAAATCAAAGAACTTGTATCTCCGGAACTTAATGTTAAAGAGGTTAAACGTGAAACAACTCATATATGTTGA